A genomic segment from Spinacia oleracea cultivar Varoflay chromosome 3, BTI_SOV_V1, whole genome shotgun sequence encodes:
- the LOC110800899 gene encoding protein ALP1-like codes for MDLVVEDYLSDSDEEDFQQLMAIYINFQKNRLLLKKPRVQRISKLKGHHYVLELLNGHPMTCFDLLRMTPKIFINLCEELKKGEKLKNSRFISIQEQVAMFLLIISHNSKQRFVADRFQHSLDTVHRHFRKVLYAICSLSKHLIVPPSFEEIPPEIKNNPRYYPIFKNCVGAIDGTHVSARVPLDQQIPYRGKKTNPTMNVMCACSFDMRFTFVMVGWEGTANDSRIFWETITNREESKFPMPPKRKYYLVDSGYTNMPEFLTPYRGERYHLRDYRGARNQQGPEEIFNYTHSSLRNAIERCFGVLKARFPILKDMPPYDLKRQKYIILSCCVVHNFIKMCKDGDPLFIHYVDENVELDDDGIPTTGSEDQVTPSVSQRELRRMAKFRDRLAKKLWERQTSQ; via the exons ATGGATTTGGTTGTAGAAGATTATTTATCCGATTCGGATGAGGAGGACTTTCAACAACTAATGGCAATCTACATTAACTTTCAAAAGAATAGATTGCTTCTAAAGAAACCACGTGTGCAAAGGATCTCAAAGTTAAAAGGACACCATTATGTTCTTGAGCTTCTGAATGGTCATCCAATGACTTGTTTTGATTTGCTTCGAATGACTCCAAAAATCTTTATCAACTTGTGTGAAGAGTTAAAAAAGGGGGAAAAGTTGAAAAACTCAAGGTTTATATCAATACAAGAACAAGTTGCAATGTTTCTTCTCATTATTTCTCATAATTCGAAGCAAAGATTTGTTGCAGATAGATTTCAACATTCTTTGGACACTGTTCATCGCCATTTTCGAAAAGTCTTATATGCTATCTGTTCGCTATCGAAGCATTTGATTGTTCCACCTTCATTTGAAGAAATCCCCCCGGAGATTAAAAATAATCCAAGATATTATCCAATATTCAAG AATTGTGTAGGGGCTATTGATGGAACTCATGTATCAGCACGTGTGCCATTGGATCAACAAATTCCTTATCGTGGAAAAAAAACTAACCCTACCATGAACGTAATGTGTGCGTGTTCATTTGACATGAGATTCACATTTGTTATGGTTGGATGGGAGGGAACAGCAAATGATTCAAGAATTTTTTGGGAAACCATTACCAATAGAGAAGAAAGTAAGTTTCCCATGCCTCCCAAAAGAAAATATTATCTTGTTGACTCAGGGTATACAAACATGCCTGAATTTCTCACACCATATCGTGGAGAAAGATATCATTTGCGTGACTATAGAGGAGCAAGGAACCAACAAGGTCCCGAGGAGATATTCAATTATACACATTCTTCATTACGTAATGCTATTGAAAGATGTTTTGGTGTGTTGAAAGCTAGATTTCCCATCCTCAAAGATATGCCTCCTTATGAtttaaaaagacaaaaatatataattttgtCTTGTTGTGTTGTCCACAATTTCATCAAAATGTGCAAGGATGGAGATCCTTTATTCATCCATTATGTAGATGAAAATGTCGAGCTTGATGATGATGGTATTCCCACCACTGGATCTGAGGACCAAGTAACTCCTAGTGTTAGTCAGAGAGAACTTCGTCGAATGGCCAAGTTTAGAGATCGTTTGGCAAAAAAATTGTGGGAGAGACAAACTTCTCAATGA
- the LOC110800897 gene encoding leucine-rich repeat receptor protein kinase HPCA1 → MRVLGYGMMGLRVGLFLALICIRISDIAAQDAAALQALTESWGNLPPSWNTGDPCGNSWEGITCRNSRIVGITLANMDLMGQLSGDLATLSELRILDLSYNQRLTGPLPPSIGQLTRLTNLILVGCRFSGRIPNSVGSLEQLVYLSLNENRFTGEVPASIGNLRNLYWLDLADNQLTGSIPVSSGDTPGLDLLVNTKHFHFGKNRLSGPIPRSLFNSSMTLIHVLFDNNELTGSIPSTLGLVRTLEAVRFDRNSLSGDLPTNIGNLSNVNELVLSNNALTGPIPDLSGMESLSLLDLSNNSFEATEVPRWIATLQSLTTLMMEETSLEGSIPDEFFNIPQLQIVRLRNNQINGTFGIGSSYSSQLQLIDLQNNSIGAVTVAPGYNFTLMLADNPFCQDNRVSLSYCNIQQNPGSSYTTLQSCPDRRCPSEQISSPICNCAYPFTGTFIFRAPSSFGNSNYFRALQVDILRRLQIFRLPVESVAIRDVDVDEFGYLNMHLAVFPAGIDYFNRTGVISLAFVFSNQTYKPPEEYGPYVFRADIYTHFEGRSRDNSRTGIIVGAAIGASILLLLLICAGGYAYFQKKRAKKAKQQANPFVSWDPQGTGGDVPQLKGARFFTLEELQKCTHNFSEANNIGSGGYGKVYKGILPDGQMIAIKRSQHGSMQGSREFKNEVELLSRVHHKNLVKLVGFCFDKGEQTLVYEFIPNGTLMESLSGKSGIRMDWIRRLMVTLGSARGLQYLHELADPPIIHRDIKSNNILLDERLTAKVADFGLSKLFGDTDQKGYVTTQVKGTMGYLDPEYFMTNQLTEKSDVFSFGVVMLEMVTARQPIQDGKYIVKEIKEAMDRTKDLYNLERVMDTMLVTNTSMLVGFEKFVDLALKCVQDEGMYRPTMGEVVKEIEHIVKLAGMNPNADSAAPSQTYDGVSGGNFSHPYSDNSLFSYSGTIPLTRPE, encoded by the exons ATGAGAGTTTTGGGTTATGGAATGATGGGTTTAAGAGTTGGATTGTTTCTTGCATTGATTTGCATCCGAATAAGCGATATAGCAGCACAGGATG CTGCTGCTTTACAGGCCTTAACAGAAAGCTGGGGGAATTTACCGCCGAGCTGGAATACTGGAGATCCTTGTGGCAACAGTTGGGAAGGAATTACCTGTAGAAATTCTCGTATTGTTGGCAT AACATTGGCAAATATGGATTTGATGGGTCAGTTGTCTGGAGATCTTGCAACTTTGTCAGAACTCCGGATTCT GGATCTTTCCTATAACCAAAGGCTTACAGGTCCTCTTCCTCCAAGTATCGGGCAACTGACAAGGCTTACAAACTT aatccttgttggttgtcgTTTTTCTGGGAGAATTCCTAACTCAGTGGGATCTCTAGAGCAGCTTGTTTACCT ATCTCTGAATGAAAACAGATTTACCGGTGAAGTGCCAGCTAGTATTGGTAACTTGAGAAATCTTTATTGGCTGGATCTTGCTGATAACCAGCTCACCGGAAGCATACCTGTTTCCAGTGGGGACACACCTGGACTTGATCTTCTAGTTAATACAAAGCACTT TCACTTCGGAAAGAATAGACTCTCTGGGCCAATCCCACGTAGTCTTTTTAACTCCAGCATGACTCTAATACATGT GCTTTTTGACAACAATGAACTTACTGGAAGCATTCCTTCAACGTTAGGTCTTGTGAGGACTTTGGAAGCTGT TCGTTTTGATAGAAATTCATTGAGCGGGGATCTTCCAACCAATATCGGCAACCTGAGCAATGTCAATGAGCT GGTCCTGTCCAACAATGCACTGACTGGTCCTATCCCTGATTTGTCTGGCATGGAAAGCCTAAGTTTATT GGACTTGAGTAATAACTCTTTTGAAGCAACAGAAGTTCCACGATGGATTGCTACCTTACAGTCGCTGACAACACT AATGATGGAAGAAACAAGTCTCGAAGGATCGATTCCAGACGAATTTTTCAATATCCCTCAGTTGCAGATTGT gagattgaggaacaaccaaattaaTGGCACTTTTGGAATCGGCAGCAGCTACAGCAGTCAATTGCAGCTGATCGATCTACAAAACAATTCCATTGGTGCAGTCACAGTAGCACCTGGATACAATTTCACATTGAT GCTAGCTGATAATCCATTTTGTCAAGATAATCGGGTGTCACTCTCTTACTGCAACATTCAGCAGAATCCTGGTTCCTCGTATACTACATTGCAATCTTGTCCTGATCGCCGTTGTCCTTCTGAGCAAATTTCCAGCCCTATCTGCAATTGTGCATATCCGTTCACTGGAACCTTTATATTCAGAGCTCCATCTTCCTTCGGGAACTCAAATTATTTCAGGGCTCTTCAGGTGGATATATTGCGAAGACTTCAAATTTTCAGGCTGCCTGTAGAGTCTGTTGCAATTAGGGATGTAGATGTCGATGAATTCGGGTACCTAAATATGCATCTGGCAGTATTTCCAGCTGGGATTGATTATTTCAATAGAACGGGAGTTATTTCATTAGCGTTTGTGTTCAGCAACCAGACCTACAAGCCACCTGAAGAGTACGGTCCCTATGTATTTAGAGCTGACATCTACACACATTTTGAAG GTAGGTCACGAGACAACAGTCGTACAGGTATAATTGTTGGTGCCGCCATAGGAGCTTCGATTTTATTGTTGCTGTTAATATGTGCGGGAGGCTATGCGTATTTTCAAAAGAAGAGAGCAAAGAAAGCGAAGCAGCAAGCCAATCCATTTG TATCCTGGGACCCACAAGGAACTGGTGGTGATGTTCCTCAGTTAAAAGGAGCCAGGTTTTTCACACTGGAAGAGCTGCAGAAATGTACACACAACTTCTCCGAAGCTAACAACATTGGTTCTGGTGGTTACGGAAAG GTTTACAAAGGAATTCTTCCTGATGGCCAAATGATTGCTATTAAAAGATCTCAGCATGGATCGATGCAGGGCAGTCGAGAGTTTAAAAACGAGGTTGAGCTTTTATCAAGGGTTCATCATAAGAATCTTGTGAAACTTGTAGGATTCTGTTTTGACAAAGGAGAACAGACACTGGTCTATGAATTCATTCCAAATGGTACACTAATGGAAAGTCTTTCAG GAAAGTCTGGGATTCGAATGGACTGGATAAGAAGGCTGATGGTAACCCTTGGGTCTGCTCGGGGTTTGCAATATCTACACGAGCTTGCTGATCCACCAATTATACACAGGGATATCAAGTCAAACAATATACTCCTTGATGAACGTCTGACTGCAAAAGTTGCGGACTTTGGTCTCTCCAAGTTATTTGGTGATACTGATCAGAAGGGTTATGTTACAACCCAAGTCAAAGGAACAATG GGATATTTGGATCCTGAATATTTCATGACTAATCAGCTGACAGAGAAAAGTGATGTGTTTAGCTTTGGGGTAGTTATGTTGGAAATGGTGACAGCAAGACAACCAATACAAGATGGCAAGTACATAGTGAAAGAGATAAAAGAAGCAATGGATAGAACAAAAGATTTATACAACCTTGAAAGAGTAATGGATACAATGCTTGTTACAAATACAAGTATGCTAGTTGGTTTTGAAAAGTTTGTGGATTTGGCATTGAAGTGTGTGCAAGACGAAGGAATGTATAGGCCAACCATGGGAGAGGTGGTAAAAGAAATAGAGCACATTGTGAAGCTAGCAGGTATGAACCCCAATGCTGATTCTGCAGCGCCTTCACAAACTTACGATGGAGTAAGTGGAGGGAACTTTAGTCACCCTTATTCTGATAATTCACTTTTCAGTTATAGTGGAACCATTCCACTTACAAGGCCTGAATGA
- the LOC130469688 gene encoding uncharacterized protein yields MCPFTKQNLSEEEKRQISEYLLTQQKPNGNTRTGAVKELAIKYCCTRNTIQRVWKVAKESKKQGKSLNVKSNRDKCGRQKLIPDLEKLKRTPCHKKQNIRAVAFVLQCSICAVQRLIKEKIIKPHNNSIKPSLTDHNKITRLHWCLQAIDANSIDESPCFEDMYNTIHIDEKWFYMTKGKQRYYLLAGEKRPCRHCKSKRFFAKVMFLAAVARPRFNDAGECTFDGKLGIFPFVKWVPAKRRSKNRPA; encoded by the coding sequence ATGTGTCCATTTACGAAACAAAATCTGAGTGAAGAAGAGAAAAGACAGATTTCAGAGTACTTACTTACCCAACAGAAGCCAAATGGTAACACGCGTACAGGAGCCGTCAAAGAGTTAGCCATCAAGTATTGCTGCACCAGAAATACCATTCAAAGGGTCTGGAAAGTGGCCAAGGAGAGTAAGAAACAGGGAAAGAGCTTGAATGTGAAGTCCAACAGAGATAAGTGTGGAAGGCAAAAGTTGATCCCTGAtcttgaaaagctaaaaagaaccCCATGCCACAAAAAGCAAAACATCAGAGCCGTAGCATTTGTCTTGCAATGCTCTATTTGCGCTGTTCAACGGTTGATAAAGGAAAAAATTATCAAACCAcacaacaattcaatcaaaccaTCACTGACAGATCACAACAAAATAACGAGATTGCATTGGTGCTTGCAAGCAATTGACGCTAATAGCATTGATGAAAGCCCATGCTTTGAAGACATGTACAACACTATTCATATAGATGAAAAGTGGTTTTACATGACAAAAGGAAAGCAGAGATACTACTTACTTGCAGGTGAAAAGAGACCATGTCGACACTGCAAAAGTAAAAGATTCTTTGCAAAGGTCATGTTCCTTGCTGCAGTTGCAAGGCCTCGCTTTAATGATGCTGGGGAATGCACTTTTGATGGGAAATTAGGAATTTTCCCATTTGTTAAATGGGTACCAGCAAAGAGAAGAAGCAAGAACAGACCGGCATGA